gatggccccttcgggcagccgcttccggcttaataatgatggccccttcgggcagccgcttccggcttaatatcacaaccatgtcaacacaacttaatccacaaatacccatacaaagagatgatgctatggaatgtaaacataaatcgtaaatgaaatgaaatagtaaaatctcgcactcccttcggagtggttttgaaaataaaactttatgtttcctttagtataaaactaatttgctcgaaatcattagtaaaaccatatacacaactcaactggcaccttatgggtgttcccttcggaacagaataggagcttatatatatcgactattatccatcgtataggaaactgaagaggggagctcaatcacttaagagttctaacatcaagaagtgaataagaatcatgaaacacACTCAAGAcctatgaataggattaccccaaagctcatatccttCATAAcgtaaatctaagacatgccaaaagaaagaagggacagctttacatacatgTTAGCacctattcgcaaacccgttcgccttgtcgctcttttagcctatttaatataagagtaacgttatcgtcagtaactatattttctagttcgtaaatccgtagcacATTTCtttatagaacttatcctttagCGTATACATTCTTGTTTAAGGTTTTCTATTAGCtacagacttaacgaaaatcgggcagcactccccctatatattcgcctaacccgaatttctaattgtcctcctgtcaacacagaaataccaataacaacaatatatataatcaattctcccaattcagcccataacaattctaacaacccaacaacttttcttaATACATTTCAACCCATAATTTcgcataacaacgatttcatgcattttcttaattccattttcgtccaatccaattttaatgaCTCCATTACAATaatattaacataattacaccataaacaagaaaatcttaccttgatTTTCTCGggggaatttctactcttaattgctccaatttcgcaatttcttcttccccgattcaatatccaacgttgttatcacctccttgaacttgtaaatcaccttggaattgatTCAAagtaagaaaacatttttttatATGATCTGCCATGGCCATAGCTGCCATGGCCATaagcttcatattttctttcctttctatTAATATTGaaagtgaagatgaaatgatttacatTTTGGTCATCCATTTCATTCTTATGAATTGCCTCCCTTGTGGACACGTTGCTGCCACTAATTCATGTTCAATTGGTGACACGTGGAAGCccacttggtgccacgtggcagcctttaattatattttatttttttatttttcgggtggggcccactttcaataattaatttaattaatcactaattcctacttaataaattaatcataattaattagttcctaatccccaataatatttttacactaaataaaatttataaacaatttatgttctaataaaaattgaaaattaaagatttctatttcgtgtccggaaATGATTCTGCTTTTAATCtgggtcgatttgcttgcgaataattcgacgtataaatatactgggtataacatccttccccgctttagaacattcgtcctcgaatgttggactgaCTCTGAATTCctaatactttctcaagtgttctcttagttaaCTACGCCCTTCATACACCGCTTTCGTTTGTCGATTCGctttaattcattataacgcattcttGTAATCcttcctctttttgttgcttttcgaggtaattattccacgtcgttttctttgttcttctccttatttcgtaggttgcataactattcctgtaccattcgtacaaagtgcatccaatcctagtcgtagtctttccttctcctggtatattccgctctacatatcttattgtactaaaattcACTTGCTGTATATTTTTCCATactctttccccttcctctattcgcCATTTGGTTTTcttatatcctactataggagggaTTCCCTATCCCTTCTCCTTTACTACCTAtacgtcacaatatcattagccaataactccgttgtcaacatcttaacttctaatccagtatagcattgctatccttcagaacatctcttaagttatccgttaccattctcttgtcgtattctttcctTTATATAagtatccaccttctgatgtcatattatctaaGGTCTttgccaataattctcagcattgtctcaaataccatcttggtttctatctgtttattgctggctttactcatttctatggcAATCCTTATGGTGTTCACATTACAGCCTGTTCGTAATTCATccgataacgtaacacttctaaatcttattcacgattcttactctcttttaattacactctgtggactaggcgtacttaacccttcacccttcctgatcgatcttacccttagtatctcacaagttgtcttactaataccttcataacttgtcataattcttccttctctgtacttttatctcagtcatactactacttctttttctatttctgggaaaattttggcagagtttcctctgtacttcttactatcccagaacctgcacgcaggaaataccaataatgcctcacagggctaacttATATActcatatatcatatcgtatcatagccacacagggctcccaaattccagaaaaagtataaaggtgtcaggacttacctcacatatcgcacctcgagacgtacctgatccgtTAATGAtttgttctgttatactttcctatccaccttctctttcatcctccaactttacatttcaatcgtatttcaatattcttaccttatccaacatgcctcttccgcaccgttacttacctctgtactttgtaactgctaatatcatcggtcgctttcttctgtcgatgtcgttctttcgctgaaatcaaaggttagtacaagggacttcatttcctatgactgagctctatcgcacgatcttagatatgaaagaaagaatgacaccctatcaatgtctcgtagcctcatgtttatagatgtggtgcacaacacaccgataaacaagactctactagacacgactttgcagacaacccctaggatgaactgctctgataccactctgtcacaccctagcaatggtagggcatgacgggcacccgactctcatcagagtcgagcaaacccttagacattcgctctattaaaacctgtcatttcaaaaacttttaagaacataaaaaaatttccaaatagaaatcattatttctataacgattatgaaaactttcaatcaataagtactttataccaatctaaatcatctgaaatacatactcttttaaaatccataaatgactcaactgatatcactttgtcgacatctcgacaaacataccacaggacattgtctgcagaagtctctaagaagtgaactggacactataagtcaggacagggccctgacatacccataatcatacaatctatacatgactcaacaCAGCTCCAGAATGGGGTGGaacctgccaatcccagcagacgtcagagcatcctaactgtatacttaacctgccaaacaatctggggctgcgggcatgaacacaacgtccctAGGCAAAAggcgtcagtacggacaatgtactgagtatgtaaggtggtaacaaatcataaccataacttgatttaggagagaagaaatcacaatctaactcaatacctgcagccttcgctggaagaaacataaatgtatacacgaggtctcaaaacaatctttaagtaaataatgcaatccaacaaacattctttaagtaaataatgcaatctaacacacattctttaagtaaataatgcaatctaacacacatgccgcttccgacatgttaacaaaatggtcccttcggacagccttTTCCGGCTAGTATCACCATAGTCcattcggacggccgcttccgacatagtaatgatggccccttcgggcagccgcttccggcttaataataatggccccttcgggcagccgcttccggcttaataatcatggccccttcaggcagccgcttccggcttaataatcatggccccttcgggcagccgcttccggcttaataatgatggccccttcgggaagccgcttccggcttaataatgatgggcccttcgggcagccgcttccggcttaataatcatggccccttcgggcagccgcttccggcttaataatcatggccccttcgggcagccgcttccggcttaataatgatggccccttcgggcagccgcttccggcttaatatcacaaccatgtcaacacaacttaatccacaaatacccatacaaagagatgatgctatggaatgtaaacataaatcgtaaatgaaatgatatagtaaaatctcgcactcccttcggagtggttttgaaaatcaaactttatgtttcctttagtataaaactaatttcctcgaaatcaatagtaaaaccatatacacaactcaactggcaccttatgggtgttcccttcggaacagaataggagcttatatatatcgactattatccatcgtataggaaactgaagaggggagctcaatcacttaagagttctaacatcaagaagtgaataagaatcatgaaacgcACTCAAGACTtgtgaataggattaccccaaagctcatatccttcatcacttaaatctaagacatgccaaaagaaagaagggacagctttacatacctcttaggagctattcgcaaacccgttcgccttgtcgctcttttagcctatttaatataagagtaacgttatcgtcagtaactatattttctagttcataaatccgtagcccatttctttatagaacttatcctttagCGTATACATTCTTGTTTAAGGTTTTCTATTAGCTACAGACTtagcgaaaatcgggcagcactccccctatatattcgcctaacccgaatttctaattgtcctcctgtcaacacagaaataccaataacaacaatatatataatcAATTCTCCCAATTcatcccataacaattctaacaacccaacaacttttcttaATACATTTCAACCCATAATTTcgcataacaacgatttcatgcattttcttaattccaatttcgtccaatccaatttgaATGACTCCATTACAATaatattaacataattacaccataaacAAGAAAATCTTAACTTAATTTTCTCGggggaatttctactcttaattgctccaatttcgcaatttcttctttcccgattcaatatccaacgttgctatcaccttcttgaacttgtaaatcaccttggaattgatTCAAagtaagaaaacattttttttatatgatCTGCCATGGCCGTAGCTGCCATGGCCATaagcttcatattttctttcctttctatTAATATTGaaagtgaagatgaaatgatttacatTTTGGTCATCCATTTCATTCTTATGAATTGCCTCCCTTGTGGACACGTTGCTGCCACTAATTCATGTTcaattggtgccacgtggcagcccactTGGTGCCACATGGCAGCctttaattatattttatttttttatttttcgggtggggcccactttcaataattaatttaattaatcactaattcctacttaataaattaataatcCCAAATGACATTATAAGAAACTCGTAGTGGCCATAGCGAGTctgaaaagctgtcttaggaatatcttcgaCTCGGATCTTCAACTGATagtaccccgatctcaagtcaatcttagaaaacacagaagccccctgaatctgatcaaatagatcatcaatacgaggagtGGGGTACTTGTTTAGAATGGTTACTTCGTTCTACTGgcagtaatcaatgcacatccacaTAGTCCCATCCTTTTTCTTCACAAACAGTACATGAGCGCCCCAAGGAGAGACGATCGGTCTGATAAATCCATTACCCAAAAAATCCTGAAGTTGCTCTTTcagttccttcaactctgctggtaCCATCCGATATTGCAGAATAAAAATAGGGCGAGTCCCTGGCTCTAAGTCAATACAAAAGTTAATATCACAGTCGGGTGGCATACCTAGCAAGTCTGCGGGAAACACCTTCGCAAACTCACACACTAGGActgggcataaaataccgaaaaccgaattaccgaaccgaaccagctatttcggtatttcggtattcggtaatttAGTTTttggttcggtattcggtaatttagttttcggttcggtattcggtactgaaatataaaatttacAGTTATACCGTTCGGTAATTTGGTAAATACTGAATACCGAAATTAATACGAATACTGTACAGCCTAAAGGAATAAAGGGCTAAAGGCCCATTGTAAAAACATTTCAAGTCCAGTGAACCTAAATCCAGAAATCCAATAGCCTAAAGGAGTAAAAGTCCCAATACTAACATTGTAAATCCCTAACACTTCACCTTCATCGACCAGTTCACTTCACCTTCAGTGCTTCACAGTAAATCCCTAACACTGTATACCTATCGGCCACATCACCCATCAGTTCTACTTCACACAAAATCTCCCCAAGTCTGGTAATCACTAATCACGGTATCACCTCAACTCCAACTGCGAAGTGTGAAGTCTCTTTTCTCACATTAGGTTTTTCTCATTCCTTCCTCAAGGAGAAAACAATGGTGAGATTCACTAATTTAAGCTTCTTTAATATCTTCCGTATTGTATTTTTTGGTTTTGTTTTACACTTCCAATGCTTCGTTGTTGTTCTTTTTGGGAGAGAAAGATATGAATGGATAGTATCCATAGCAGTAGTAtttgggagagaaagaaagaaagatattTGTTAAAATTGTCTCTTTCGTTTCTGGGAAATTAAATGGGTTGAagattttctcctttttttgtcctttttcttTTTGGGTGTGATCAGTTGAGATTTGCTTTCCGGTGAGaaaaattaaattaaacaaaATAAGTTATTCTGTTAAGCCTGAGAGTTGGGGGAAAATATCCTTCTtttttgattaattttttttcctaattGGTCATCAGTAGCTGTAATAGGAATTCAAATTTACTCATTTAGATGTTTAACATGGAAGTAAGCTCTGATTGTGTGTGTATTAGATGATTCATAATAATTTTGAATTGATTTAACTTGGGGGTTCGTCCATGTATGTTGTATTCACTAGTTTGGATTAAGGATTCATCCTATTGGCCTACTTTACATCTTGTCTCGTATTTTCCAGGAGTCTTTTTTAGTTTATTTAGAGATTTGTATGTCAACAAATTATGGAATAGTGGAACAAAACATGCCCAAATATAACATAATGGATAAAGATGATTCATATCGTTGATCCGAACTAGTTTAGGAGTGAGGCTTAGTAGTCGTTGTTGTTGGTTAAGTATGGGGTTTCCATGATATAGTCAATTAGTTGGGAGAGATTGATCCTGATGTGCCTAAAGAGAGGTAGCAAAGCTCCGGTTTGATATTTTGAGTGTCTTGAAATGGAGTTTGAGTTATCCTGGCTGGATTTTTATGCGCTGATTACAGTATTTATTTTACTTCAAAACATGTCTTTGGTTTGATGTAATTGCTCAAGATAGCTTGTTAGTCTTAATCTATCACATAGGAAGTTTGCCCTGTTAAAGAAGAGCTAAAACTCGTGAGAATAGCTTGAGTTCAAAAGTTCTTTTTTGCCTTCAATAGTTTTATACTTTAACAGTTGGATTAACATGCTACATGACATTTTTTGCAGTAAGCAGAAACAAGTAAAATAAAGTGACCATGTTATGTTAAGTAGAAATGATACTTAATCCCTTGCAATTTATGTCTTATAACATTTGCAATCTCTTCTATGTTTAGATGGAAGATGAAGCAAGTCGAACAGCCAATGTCAGTGGAAGCACACCTATTACTGAGTCTCTTGATTCAACACCGGAAGTTGAACAACATCTAGTgactgtgaagaggaaagctatagAATCAAGATCTGCTGCTTGGCCGCATTATGATAAGCTCATAGAAGATGGAATTAATAAAGCAAAGTGCAAGTATTGTGGTAAAGTTCTCTTAGCTGATGCAACTAAAAATGGAACAAGTGACTGAATAAACATTTGAAAACTTGTCCTAAAAATCCAAATAAGGTTAACACTTCCAATTCTAAGTACAAACAATCAAATATAAACTTTCCATTAGAAGGTGAAATGGGTGATGGGGAAATTTGGACTTTTGATCAAGAGGTATCTCGGAAGGCTTTAGTTGAGATGTTAATCCTTGATGAGCTTCCTTTTCGTTTTGTTGAAAAGGAAGGTTTTAAGAAGTTTATGAAAAAAACCCAACCTTTATTCCAAGTTCCCTCCCGTAGAACATTGACTAGGGATTGttatgtagtttttggtgaagagAGACAAAAATTTATAAAGTATTTGAAAGAAACATCACCGAGAGTTTGTCTAACCACAGACACATGGACTTCTAGACAGAGAATAAATTATATGTGTTTGACAGTACACTTTATTGATAGTGATTGGCTCTTGCATAAATGAATTTTAAACTTTCAGGTTGTTACTAGTCATAAGGGTGACGAAATGGCCCGTTGTATTATTAAGTGTTTGCTTGattggaaattggagaaaataatCACTATAACTGTAGATAATGCTTCTTCTAATGATGTCATGGTGAAAGAGTTACACAAACAAATGGTTAATTGGGGATCTAACATGAAATGTGGTAACCATCTTCACGTGAGATGTATGGCTCACATTTTGAATCTTATTGTGCAAGATGTCATGAAAGAAGTTGGTCCATCTATCAAACGTGTTAGGCAAATGGTGAAATATGTTAGACAATCTGCCGCAAGGATTAGAAAATTTGCAGAATGTTGTGAACTAAAAAACATAGACAGTAAGAAGTCATTATGTTTAGATGTTTCGACCCGGTGGAATTCGACCTACTTGATGTTGGATGCCGCACAACATTTTGAGAGTGCATTTGATAGGTTTGATCTTGAAGATGGTGGATTGTCAACTTATCTTGCTACTCATGTTTGTAAAGATGGAAGTATTGCAGGTGTACTTGAAAGTGATGATTAGCAAAAGGTGAGAAACTTGGTAATATTTCTTAAAAGGTTTTATGATCTAACTGAGAAGGTTTCAGGTTCACTTTATGTCACTTCTAATGGCCACTTTGAAGATATAGTTGAGCTTCACAATCATTTAAGAGAGTGTATGGAAGATGATGATCTTTTTTTGGCAAAAATGGGAGAAAAAATGATAGAAAAGTTTGTCAAGTATTGGGGTGCTCCTGAAAAAATGAATAAGGTGATTTTTATTGCCTCTATCTTAGATCCTCGTAACAAACTTGAGTATGTTGGCGCCGCACTGGAGGATATGTTTGGAGATGAAAAGGGGAGTGAAATAAAAGATGAAGTGGTGACTTACATGAAATCTATGTTTGAAGAGTATGTAGCAAAATTCTCTAATGCATCTCGACGCACATCTTCTCTCTCTGATTCATCTAGCTCTAACACTAGCACAAAATAAGCAAAAGTGAGAAATAGGATCCAAATGAAGAGGAACAAACTAGATGGTACAGGTTTGGGTGGTAAGTCGGAGTTGGAAAAGTATCTTAGTGAAGAACTAGAGccgaataatgatgataatgatgatgagcaTAATTTTGATATCTTATCATGGTGGAAAGCTCATTCTCCTAGATATAAAATTCTTTCCGAGATGGCTCATGATGTGTTGGCAATTCCTATTTCTAGTGTGGCATCGGAATGTGCATTTAGCACCGGGGGTCGTATTCTTGATTCATTTAGGAGTTCTTTGACTCCGAAATTGGTCCAAGTTGTTATTTGTCCTCAAGATTGGCGTCGAAATTAGCCTTATCCCGTAAATGTTGAAGAAGATTTTAATGATCTTATGAAACTTGAACTTGGTATGTTTTTCAGtttttgtattttgttttatatatttttaCTTAGTTTAATTGTTGACACATCTTAAATTCTTTTTAGATATGGTTGATAGCTCAAAAGATTCCCTCGTTCTTGATTTGTAATCGCAAGATGCCTCAGGTAAGATTGAGATTTTGAACTTCAATGCTCTCTGATCCAAAAGCTTATCGTTGAATATTAGTTTCAAATTGTTTGCTGAAATTATTGTTCATGTAGTTGAATCTATGCTTATGTTTCATGTTTGTTGCACTTAGAACCATGTTATGTTAAGTAGTAACAATTTCATGtttaaagaaattaaaaaaatgataTTTGTAATCATACATCTTTATGGGTGAAGTGCTTGTTTTCATGTTGCTTTCAAATAGTTATGTAGTTGAAAGCTAAATTATAGCCTCTGAATTCATCTATGTATTACTTCTTGAAATATTGACACACACTTTGCAGCTGTGGTGATGGCTCGTTGCCTCTTTACTGCCTCACTAAATATAATGAGCTAATGATCAAATTGCTAGGACAAAAGGGTTGGTGAGAATGCAAAGTGCTCCTCTTGTTTCCACAGATAGGAGTAAATTGGGGTGGAATTCTTTCCACAAAGGTTCTGCAAAACACCCTTCCTGCCAATTAATCTGAAGAACCATAAAGTCTATGTTACAAGAGTTGTGACCTTCACTTATCAAGCTTATGTTTTATTTATACCAGCTAAAAACCATCAATTAACGTCACTAAAGCTGTTACTAGACGAACATATTATATCTTGCAGTAAGAGGATCTGTTCCTGGTACTGCACCTGccatttttgctctatttttgtTGTTGGAGTGTCTCACCTGGGTGCATAGCCATATTATGGTATTACAGTGCGTACCTTTTAATGGTCTTTTAGAAGTGTCCGAAATTAGTAGAATGATCTTTTAATAAAAAATTTGTTGTCATAACAGTTTTCTTGTGCTTTATTTGTATCCGGTGGactcttttttgctttttttctttttcctgctTGACTGGGTGTTTAGTGTTTACCTCTTTGCATACCATTAAATTGGTTTCTTTCATGGTCACAGATGGTAAATTGGAGTGCACAACTAGAGCTTCCAATTTCTGGACAGTGGGCAGTAGTACTACAACAGCTTCATAATTTCTCTATCTTTTGTTGTTAGAAG
The sequence above is a segment of the Lycium barbarum isolate Lr01 chromosome 6, ASM1917538v2, whole genome shotgun sequence genome. Coding sequences within it:
- the LOC132644144 gene encoding zinc finger BED domain-containing protein RICESLEEPER 2-like, with the translated sequence MGDGEIWTFDQEVSRKALVEMLILDELPFRFVEKEGFKKFMKKTQPLFQVPSRRTLTRDCYVVFGEERQKFIKYLKETSPRVVTSHKGDEMARCIIKCLLDWKLEKIITITVDNASSNDVMVKELHKQMVNWGSNMKCGNHLHVRCMAHILNLIVQDVMKEVGPSIKRVRQMVKYVRQSAARIRKFAECCELKNIDSKKSLCLDVSTRWNSTYLMLDAAQHFESAFDRFDLEDGGLSTYLATHVCKDGSIAGSLYVTSNGHFEDIVELHNHLRECMEDDDLFLAKMGEKMIEKFVKYWGAPEKMNKVIFIASILDPRNKLEYVGAALEDMFGDEKGSEIKDEVVTYMKSMFEEYVAKFSNASRRTSSLSDSSSSNTSTK